From the Clostridium cagae genome, the window ATATCCCCATATTTGTCTAAATCTTGTGAGATATCTTCATCTATATATAGCGAATTACCCATAAGGTAGCTTCCCCCTTCACTTATAAAACAATCAAAGAACATAAAATGTTGCATTAATATGAAATTTTTTTCATTTATCTATAATTATCTTTTATACTATGTTTTTTCTTATTATTAATTTATTATCCAAGCTATACTACAACAATTACTTTTCTAAAAGTATATAAACTCCAATAAAGTTTGTTCATTAAGATAATATAATTTATTATACTAAAATAAGCTATATTATTGAAAAAAACAATAATATAGCTTATTTTTAATTAAATAAAATTTTTTAATGCCTTAAATATTATTCATTTAATAAAGTATGTATTATTCTTGTTGCATCCATATATTTAGCAATTGATTTTCCATGATTTAATCTATTTATTACTCTAGATACAAATTCTGACATATCAGCACTTGTAAACCACTCAGCATCTTTTAATGATTGCGGTATGTATGTTAAATTAGTAGAGTAAATTCTCTTTATTAATCCTTCTTCGTAAGCTTTATTAAACTTATTAAGACCTTCAGTAAAGAATGCAAATGTTGCAGCTACATATACATTTCTAGCACCTCTGCTTTTTAATTCCTTTGCTATATCAAGAACAGATTCACCAGATGCTATCATATCATCAACAATTAAAACATCTCTTCCAGTAACATCTCTTCCCATATACTCATGTTGTACTATAGGATTTTTTCCATTTACTATAGTTGTATGATCTCTTCTCTTATAGAATAAACCAACATCAACACCTAGTACGCTTGAATAATATATAGCCCTGTCCATTGCTCCAGTATCCGGACTTATTACTAGTAATTTTTCTTTATCTAGTTCTAATGATTTTTCATTTAATATAATTGATTTTACTATATCATAAGTTGGATAAATATTTTCAAAAGATAATAATGGAATAGCATTTTGAATATTAGGATCATGAACATCAAATGTAAGAATTTCATCTACTCCTAATCTTTCTAGTTCTTGAAGTGCTAAAGCGCAGTCTAAAGATTCTCTTCCTTTACGTCTATGTTGTCTTGATTCATAAAGAAGTGGCATTATTACAGTAATTCTAGCAGCTTTTCCTCTAATAGCTGAAACTGTTCTTTTAATGTCTTGGAAATGTTCATCTGGACCTTTATGATTTTTGAAACCAAACATTTTATATGTGCAACTATAATTTCCAACGTCACATAATATGTAAATATCTTTTCCTCTTACTGTTTCAGAAATCTTAACCTTTCCTTCACCATTAGAAAATCTTATTTCATTAATCGGTATTAAAAACGACTCTTCTTGTTTTCTAGTAGTTCTTATAAAGTCATCTATTGCCTTACCTAATTCTTTACAGCTTTCTAATGCTATTATTCCAAGTTCATGATTTAATTCAGTCATTAGTTTCTCTCCCTTTATTTATAATTTATCTTTTATTTTAAATATATTACCTAGTAACAGTATATACTAAAAATACATATTTATAAATATGTTATCATAATTTTAGTAAAATATTATAAATATATTATACTATATATTTATTAATTTGCATAATCCACTTTATTGAAAAAATATCTTATTTATTTTCACATCTTTATTTTACTTTTTTTAACTTAAATGTATATTTAGTAGACCTTTGAAATACTAAATAATAAAGAGAAGAATGCATTTATCATATTTAAAGAAACTTTCTTATGTACTTAACATGTATTCAAATTTTTCTTTCATGTATTTTGTTAAGCTTAATTTGTTTTTTTAGCTTAATAAAATGTGTAATTTATTAAAATTAGAAAAGAGGGATTTTTTATGTCAAATTTAACATTTAAGGTATACGAAAGAAGTGTAAAAGAAAATAAAAAGGCTCTTAGAAGAACTGGATTGATTCCATGTGTAATCTTTGGTGAATTCTTAAAAGAATCAATTCCTGTAAAAATGCCTACTGGTGAATTTAATAAGATGATAACAAATAACAATAGTGGTTCTATTATAACTTTAAATTTGAATGATAAAAAAATAAATTGTGTAGTTAAAGAAATTCAAAAACTTAGTCCTAGCAAAATTTTACATGTTAGTTTTCAATCTGTAAAACCAAATGAAAAAATTAAGATGAGAATACCTATTAAATATATTGGACAAGAAAATTTAGAAACAAAAAGATTATTATTAGAAACATTTACTCCTTTTATTGATTTTCAAGGGGATGTTGAAAAAATACCTGAGTTCCTTGAAGTTAACGTATCAGAAATGAGTTGTGAAGATAAATTATTTGTTGAGGATGTCACTGTACCAGATGATGTATTAGTAATGACTGATCCAAAAACATTATTAGCTGTAATTACTCCTTTTATTGAATAATTTCTATATTATATTGCCTCTTTTCTCTTCCTGAATTTGACTTTTAAGTATATATTTATTATGATTTACTAATAAGCAAAGGAGGTTGATGCATATGTGGAGCTTTAAAATTAAGCTCTCTATATAGTTTTTTATGCATTCAAATTCATTTTTGTATGGATTTATGCACCTTAACTTATTTTTTGTGAGCTTAATAAAAACCATATTAAAATTCAAAAATTAGAAAAGAGGTTATTTATTATGGCAAATGTATCATTTAAGGTTTATGAAAGAAATACAAAGGAAAGTAAAAACAAACTTAGAAAAACTGGATTAATTCCAGGTATAATTTTCGGTGAATTCCTAACAGAATCAATTCCAGTAAAAATGTGTAATGCTGAACTTCATAGGATGATAAGAAATAATAATAGTGGTTCTATTATTACTCTAGATTTAGAGGATAAAAAATTTAACTGTGTAGTTAAAGAGATACAAAAACTTAGTCCTAGAGAAATTTTACATGTTAGTTTTCAATCTGTAAAACCAAATGAAAAAATTAAGATGAGAATACCTATTAAATATATTGGACAAGAAAATTTAGAAACAAAACGATTAGTATTAGAAACATTTACTCCTTTTTTAGATTTCCAAGGAGATGTTGAAAAAATACCTGAATTTCTTGAGGTTAATGTATCTAAAATGAATTGTGAGGATAAATTATTTGTTGAAGATATTAATGTACCAAAGGATATCTTAGTAACAACTGACCCTAAAACATTATTAGCTGTTATAAATCCTTGCTTATAGTTTTTAACAAGTATCACATAATATAGTGTTGTTTAAATAATTAATATATTTTTTAAGAAATAGATTGTTTTAATATAATAAATTAAACACATAAAATAATAGACCAACTATTTTTGTATATTTTGTTTCATAATAAACAAATAAGTTTAACTAATACTAAACATATTTACTTATTTAACATAATATGACTTATATATTGGTCTATTATTATACTCTACTTTATTTTAAATATGTGCCGATATATACAATTGACAAAGTGGCATATTATCAACATAACCTTAAATAAAAATCTTTTTACATTCTTATTAATATTTCATTTATTGCTTCACTTATTTTCATTCTTTCATCATAAACCCATTTAGCATCAAACTTTAAATTAAATATTTTAGAAAATGAATAATACATATTTACCTTTTGATAATATATTTCTAACTCATCTAAATTACCTGTATAACACTGTGGAATAAACAATTCATCTTGTTTATTAATAAATAATTCATCTACATAATTTAAGAATGTTTCCATTAAGTCATCTCTTGAAACATCAAAAGGTACTTTTAATAAATCCCATTCATCCTCTTCTTTTAATTTATATTTCTTTATTTTATCCAAAATTAAAATATACTCACTAATATCCATTTTAGTATAATAATCTAATTTTTCTTCTCTAGTACTCCATAATGCTAACTTTTCATTCAAAGGTAAACTTTTTATTTTAAGTATTGCATCTGATGGTCCCACTACAGCTTTTCTTATAATATTATCTTCTGCTTCTAATTTAGATTTAATAAAGTCTGCTGTACCACCTATGCCAGCAATATATCCTACATCATAAATTCCTATTCTTCCTGCACGCCCACCAACTTGTTTTACTTCTTGCGACGTTAATTCTCTTACCTCTTCTCCATCAAACTTTCTTATACTCATAAAAATAATTCTTCTTATTGGTAAATTAACTCCCATTCCTATAGCATCTGTAGTTACAAGAACCTTTGTTTCTTTATTAACAAATTGTTCATATTGCATTCTTCTAACTTCTGGTGGTAAATCTCCATATATTACACTAGCTTTTATTCCTTCTCGTGAATAATCCTCTGCTATTTCTAATACTCTCTTTTTTGAAAAAACTACAATAGCATCTCCATCCTTAACATCATTATAATTAAAGTTCTTATACTCAACTTCAAGAGGAATAGATCTTTTATAATCTTTTATTTCATATTCATCATTACAATCTTTTAACATTTTTTCTAATATATATTTTGCATTCGATGCTCCACATATATGTATTTCATCACATTGTAATCCAAGTACAGCTTTACTCCAAGCCATGCCCCTATGAGTATCGCTAATCATTTGAATCTCATCAATTACAGCTATATCGTAATGTTCTTTTAAATTAACTTTTTCTATTGTACATGAAGCATGAGTAGCTCCAACCTTTATTATTTCTTCTTCTCCAGTTAACAAATCACAAACTACGCCTTCTTTATTAAGCCTTTCAAAGTTTTCTAATGCAAGAATTCTAAGCGGAGATAAATAAACTCCATTCTTTGCAGTTTTAAGGCGTTCTATTGCATTATAGGTTTTACCAGTATTCGTATCACCTAAATGAATATAAAATTTCCTTTTCATATGTCTAGTATGAATATATTCATCTTTTGGGTTAGTTGGGAATTTTTCTTCAAATTCTTTTGCTATTAATTTTGGTATATGCATTTTAGTTAATACAGTCATTAAACCTTGATTTAAAAAATTATTATAATTTCCACGCACAACTTGGTAAAAATCAAAATCTGTATTATTTTTATTATTATAATAATCAAGCATTCTCTTTGAAACATATTCTAATAATTGTTCATATTTTTCATACACTTCATTGAAATCCTTTAACCCTTGATTCTCAAATTCCTTAAGGTGCCTTACTTTCTTTCTAATTGAGCTTTCATGTTCTATAAGTGCTCCCGGTTTTGAATGCTCTACTATTTCCTCTATTTGATTTATCTGACTCTTATACTTCTTAAATTCTCTTTGCGCTGCATTCTTCTTCATTAACAAAACCTCCAAATAAATAATACTAAAGAATTTATTTACCTTGTGTTTTAATATCCTTCTAGTTTAAACCACTTACTTTTAAACTATGTCTATAATTTATATTTATAATAAAATTTTCTTAAAATACCTTTTACTTTTATTATATCACAATTAAGAATTTTCTTACTTTAAGACTATATAAACTAATAAATTATTCATTCTAATTTAAATAACTATATCAATATTCTACTAAAATATAATTACATTATTAAAATTAATTTTATTAAAGCAAACTATTTGAAATTATTTTGTAAGTCATTTGTAACAAAGTCTAGTAATTTTTGAATTAATATAGTACTAAAGGAATAATAAACCAATAATAAGGAGACGATATTATGAAAAGAAATTATATACGAAAAATTCTATTAGCTAGCTTAGCTATAATAATGACCACTGGTCTACTTTTAAGTAATGGACAAAAAGCAAGTGCTTCTACTATAGACACCAATAGTTCACAAGTACAAGTAATAGAAACTAATATGTCTAAAAATTTCTCATATTTCAATCAAAATATTACATTACCTAATCTTCAAGCTAAAAGTAATGATGAAAAATTTAATATTATAAATGAGAAAATTAGTAATCCTGTTAATTCATTAGCATATAATATGAAAATTCAAAGCAAAGAATATTTTGATATGTTTGGAAAAGAATTTACAACTTATCCCTACGAACTAAATGTAAATTATAAGTTAACTAATAATTCTACTTCACTAACAAGCTTATATATGGACATTTATTCATTTACTGGTGGTGCTCATGGAAACACATTGAGAAATGCATATACTATAGATAACAATACAAAAGATCTGTTATCTTTAAATAATTTATTTATCACAGGATATGATTATAAAAAAATAATAAATGATACAATATCAAAACAAATTATCAGTGATCCTGAAAAGTATTTTGCTTCATCACTAAATTTTGAAGGAGTTAATGATGACGTAAACTTTTATGTCGATGGAGATAATCTTGTAATATACTATCAACAATATGAAATAGCACCATACTGCGTAGGAATACCAGAATTCAAAATTCCTTTAAGTTTATTTGGTGAAAACTATTTATATAATAACTCTATAGTTCATTAGAAAAAATTAAAACAATAAATTACGTGACTTTGTTAAGTTTTAGTCAAAATTAAATAAAAAAAGTTGAAAATTAAGCCTCTGGAGATCTATATACTTTATAAAAAATTATATATTAGAATTCTACAACTTTCTATATATGAAAAGGGAGCCACTCTATTAGTAGCTCCCTTTAAATTATATATTTTCATGCAATACTTTAAGTACAGAATTTAATTCTTCAACCCCTATTTGCCCAGGTGCTGATGCTTTTTTTGCAGCACCAAAAGTTAAACAAGATCCAAAAATTTCTCCTGCAATTCTACTTATAATACCTCTTCCACTCATAGACATGGTTATTATTGAATTATTAGGATATTTATGCTTCACTTCATTTGTAGCATAAAGTAAAGTTAAAACATCTATTTCACATTGTGGCATAACAGCTATTTTAGGTAAATCACCATTCAATTGTATCATTTTAATTAGTCTAGATATAATTTCTTCTTTACATGGAGTTTTAAAAAAATCATGATTTGAAATAATAACTTTAACGTCATTATCATGTGCAACTTCTACTATCTCTTTTACTAAATCATCACCTATAAACAGCTCAACATCAATTAAATCTACTAATTTAGTCTTTGCTACTTCTAAATTTAATTTCAAATAATATTCAATTGGAATTTCTCTTTCTCCACCTTCTATTTTATTTCTAAATGTAAAAATAAGTGGAACTTCATTTAAAGTGGTTGTTAATTTTGAAAGAGTGTCCTTTACCTTTTCTATGTCAAAAACTTCTTCGTAAAAATCAACTCGCCATTCAACTATATCTAAAGTTAACTCTTTTAACTTTTCTGCTTCATCTAATATTTCTTTACTTGTTGCCCCAACAATAGGTACACATATTTTAGGTATGCCTTCACCTATTTTAACATTCTTTACTTGTACTATCCTTTTCATATTTATTGCCCCCAATATATCTTTCCTTTTGTTAAATAATATAATTTTTTATAATAACCTAATAGTTCACTAATATTTATTTAGTATCGTTGCTACTTCTTTTGCAATGTTTTTGCCATTCAAATTATCATTTATTAATTCTATATACTTATCTTCATAATCAGCTATAATTATTAATTCTTTGTTATCTTCTAAAATATCGACTTTAAATTTTTTAATATTTTCTAAATTAATTTTATCTGTATGCACAACATCGTATAATCCACCCCATATAGTGTATGATAGTTGCTCTAAATATATATTTTTATCTGTAATAGTTAATCTATATTCATTGCATACTCCTGCAATTGGAGAAATAAAAATATTAATCATCAAGCCTTTAGCTTGTGTTAATTTATCAATTTTAGTATGACACTTTATTGTAGCTATTAATTTTTCATTGCTTTCTAACTTCAATTCTTCTTCCATACGCAATCCTCTTATAAATTTCCATAAACTTCAATATCTAATTATTCTTCAGCATATCTTTTTAAGATTTCAATAATGATATTTGTACAAATATCCATACCTTCAACTGTTATATGTTCAAATTCACCATGATACGCAAAGCCACCAGTTCCTAGATTAGGGCATGGAAGTCCCATATAACTTAATCTTGCACCATCTGTACCACCTCTAATTGGTTCAACAACAGGTGTTACATTTAAACTTTTCATAGCTTCTATAGCATTATCTATTAAATGGAAGCAAGGTTTAACAAGTTCAACCATATTTCTATATTGTTCTTTTAATGTTACCTTAACTGTCCCTTCTCCATACTTTTCATTAATAAGTTTTTCAACTAATTTCATAGTAGACTTTTTAACTTCAAATTTTTCTGCATCATGGTCACGTAATATATACTCCATACTAGCATTATCCGTATTTCCACTTAATTTTTCTAAATAATAAAAGCCTTCATACCCTTCTGTATATTCAGGTCTTTCACATGCCGGTAACATAGAGTTAAATTCTATAGCTACATTTAAAGCATTTATCATAGTATTTTTAGCACTTCCTGGATGAACAGATACGCCACTTATCTCTACTTTTGCACCTGCTGCATTAAAGTTTTCATATGCTATTTCGCCTTCTATTCCACCATCAATTGTGTAAGCAAAGTCTGCTCCAAAATTCTTAACA encodes:
- the pepT gene encoding peptidase T, yielding MKAYERLLKYVKVYTTSDENSSTHPTTKRQFDLANILVEEMKELGFNEVRCDEHCYVYGFIPATKGYEDKNSIGLIAHMDTAPAACGENVNPQVIENYDGGDVILKGNNSILSPERFPDLKTLKGRTLITTDGTTLLGADDKAGIAEILTACEIIMNENIPHGKICVGFTPDEEVGQGADFFDVKNFGADFAYTIDGGIEGEIAYENFNAAGAKVEISGVSVHPGSAKNTMINALNVAIEFNSMLPACERPEYTEGYEGFYYLEKLSGNTDNASMEYILRDHDAEKFEVKKSTMKLVEKLINEKYGEGTVKVTLKEQYRNMVELVKPCFHLIDNAIEAMKSLNVTPVVEPIRGGTDGARLSYMGLPCPNLGTGGFAYHGEFEHITVEGMDICTNIIIEILKRYAEE
- a CDS encoding 50S ribosomal protein L25 → MANVSFKVYERNTKESKNKLRKTGLIPGIIFGEFLTESIPVKMCNAELHRMIRNNNSGSIITLDLEDKKFNCVVKEIQKLSPREILHVSFQSVKPNEKIKMRIPIKYIGQENLETKRLVLETFTPFLDFQGDVEKIPEFLEVNVSKMNCEDKLFVEDINVPKDILVTTDPKTLLAVINPCL
- a CDS encoding helicase-related protein, producing MKKNAAQREFKKYKSQINQIEEIVEHSKPGALIEHESSIRKKVRHLKEFENQGLKDFNEVYEKYEQLLEYVSKRMLDYYNNKNNTDFDFYQVVRGNYNNFLNQGLMTVLTKMHIPKLIAKEFEEKFPTNPKDEYIHTRHMKRKFYIHLGDTNTGKTYNAIERLKTAKNGVYLSPLRILALENFERLNKEGVVCDLLTGEEEIIKVGATHASCTIEKVNLKEHYDIAVIDEIQMISDTHRGMAWSKAVLGLQCDEIHICGASNAKYILEKMLKDCNDEYEIKDYKRSIPLEVEYKNFNYNDVKDGDAIVVFSKKRVLEIAEDYSREGIKASVIYGDLPPEVRRMQYEQFVNKETKVLVTTDAIGMGVNLPIRRIIFMSIRKFDGEEVRELTSQEVKQVGGRAGRIGIYDVGYIAGIGGTADFIKSKLEAEDNIIRKAVVGPSDAILKIKSLPLNEKLALWSTREEKLDYYTKMDISEYILILDKIKKYKLKEEDEWDLLKVPFDVSRDDLMETFLNYVDELFINKQDELFIPQCYTGNLDELEIYYQKVNMYYSFSKIFNLKFDAKWVYDERMKISEAINEILIRM
- a CDS encoding ribose-phosphate pyrophosphokinase — encoded protein: MTELNHELGIIALESCKELGKAIDDFIRTTRKQEESFLIPINEIRFSNGEGKVKISETVRGKDIYILCDVGNYSCTYKMFGFKNHKGPDEHFQDIKRTVSAIRGKAARITVIMPLLYESRQHRRKGRESLDCALALQELERLGVDEILTFDVHDPNIQNAIPLLSFENIYPTYDIVKSIILNEKSLELDKEKLLVISPDTGAMDRAIYYSSVLGVDVGLFYKRRDHTTIVNGKNPIVQHEYMGRDVTGRDVLIVDDMIASGESVLDIAKELKSRGARNVYVAATFAFFTEGLNKFNKAYEEGLIKRIYSTNLTYIPQSLKDAEWFTSADMSEFVSRVINRLNHGKSIAKYMDATRIIHTLLNE
- a CDS encoding 50S ribosomal protein L25, with amino-acid sequence MSNLTFKVYERSVKENKKALRRTGLIPCVIFGEFLKESIPVKMPTGEFNKMITNNNSGSIITLNLNDKKINCVVKEIQKLSPSKILHVSFQSVKPNEKIKMRIPIKYIGQENLETKRLLLETFTPFIDFQGDVEKIPEFLEVNVSEMSCEDKLFVEDVTVPDDVLVMTDPKTLLAVITPFIE
- the aroD gene encoding type I 3-dehydroquinate dehydratase, which gives rise to MKRIVQVKNVKIGEGIPKICVPIVGATSKEILDEAEKLKELTLDIVEWRVDFYEEVFDIEKVKDTLSKLTTTLNEVPLIFTFRNKIEGGEREIPIEYYLKLNLEVAKTKLVDLIDVELFIGDDLVKEIVEVAHDNDVKVIISNHDFFKTPCKEEIISRLIKMIQLNGDLPKIAVMPQCEIDVLTLLYATNEVKHKYPNNSIITMSMSGRGIISRIAGEIFGSCLTFGAAKKASAPGQIGVEELNSVLKVLHENI
- a CDS encoding DUF3298 and DUF4163 domain-containing protein, with amino-acid sequence MKRNYIRKILLASLAIIMTTGLLLSNGQKASASTIDTNSSQVQVIETNMSKNFSYFNQNITLPNLQAKSNDEKFNIINEKISNPVNSLAYNMKIQSKEYFDMFGKEFTTYPYELNVNYKLTNNSTSLTSLYMDIYSFTGGAHGNTLRNAYTIDNNTKDLLSLNNLFITGYDYKKIINDTISKQIISDPEKYFASSLNFEGVNDDVNFYVDGDNLVIYYQQYEIAPYCVGIPEFKIPLSLFGENYLYNNSIVH